TAAGAATAGTAGAACTTGTCCTTAACCATGGTCCATGCATAAGCATTAATAAGCATCTGTTTTGCTAAAGAGACAAAACTATGAAACCCAAACAATTTTGAAGCCTTGAGAATATGAGAGGCACCATATCATGTGATGTGTGAGCTAAGGCTAGTTATGGAGAGTTGTGCATGACATAAATTTCCTTCAAATTGTCACAAAAAAGTAGTGTCGAATGCAAAATTGTCACAAAAAAGAGACAGGTCCCGTGCCCCCACAACCAGCAATTGAGCCATTTAAAAACCTTAGGACTTTTTTGCCATCGAGAAAATCATGTAAGCCCTAGTTCAATTTCCACTAGCTGTTAAATCTGCAACAGAATTAAAAGCCCCCCCGGCCTCTATCCCTCTTACCTGACAATCTGCCAAAAGGGTTCTTCACAtgtctttgttttgttctgaATAGATAAAGCATTTCATCTCTATGATTACAGTTGGTCCTAACACCAAATACTCACGGGCACATTATATGCACACAGAGCTTGAGCCTCCAGCTATATAATATTTGCTTTAGATGCACTGGGTTAAGTACAACCTAGTATAGTCCATAGGCAATACATGCTTTTACTGGAAGCTTCCTTCTTCCTCTCCCATGTTTTCTTCCATGGATCATCCAATTATTTTCCTCCTTCTAACATATCTTGCTACACAGTCACTTGCTCTTGCAGCTCAATCAAGAACACCAAAAGCCCGGATCACGGTTGTGGGAGCAGTTTATTGTGATACCTGTTCAACCAACACATTCTCCAGAAGCAGCTACTTTCTGCCAGGTAAAATTAATGATCTTCAAGGCCCCAAAACAGAGCATAGTTTCATTCCAAGTTACTAGCTGGCAGTCTTTTAAGTAATTAATTGTCGTAAGAGAGGTTTGTAGCTCAggtggttaagagcatttacttTTGCACACACGAGGTCCTAGATTCGGTTCCCCCTCccccaatatcgcttgtatataaaataaaaaaagtaattaattgttttatatTAGTGCTTTAATTGCTTGTGTTTAACTGATCAGGAGTGGATGTTCTTATAAAATGCAAATTCAGAGGAAACTCACCCAGAACAGCAGAAGATATCAATTTTGAGGTCAACAGAACCACAGATAAGTATGGAGTGTACAAGTTGGAAATACCTGTTGTTGATGGAGTTAACTGCATAGATGGCTTTGCAATGAAGTCCATGTGCCAGGCAAACTTGATAGGAAGCTCATCCTCAGCCTGCAATGTTCCTGGTCTAAAAACAACAGCAGATGAGATATCAGTGAAGTCAAAGCAAGACAATCTGTGTATATACAGCatgaatgccttgagtttcAGGCCATCTAAGAAGAATGTGAGCTTATGTGGAGATAAGAAAGAGGAATTGGCAAGTTCCTTCAACTCTTCCAAGTTCTTTCTCCCTTACTTCCCACCATATGGCTTCTTCCCTTGGCCTCAATTGCCATTCCCTCCACTACCACCATTGCCATCACTTCCCTTTCCTCCTTTGCCACCTCTAACATCTTTGCCTTTCCCATTCCCACCATCTTTGCCATTCCCATTCCCACAATTCCCTCCTTTTTCTCCATCCCCAAATCCTTTGGCCCCAAACTCTCCACCTGCATTTAACTTAGGCGACCCAAGAACTTGGATACCTTATATCCCTAAAGTCTTTgctcctcctccaccacctgCATTCAATCTTAGAGACCCCAGAACTTGGATACCACCATACATTCCTCCATCCCCTCCTGGTAGCCCTCAAAACCAGAAACCATAGTTTTAGTCTCACTATTTGTTTTACTTCACAAATCTACAATAATACTATGTTCCATATATTATTGCTTACCATGGTCAAAAAAGCTTATTTTCCATGGTAAAGAAAAGCTTCTGTTTTATGTATGAGATGGAAAACATTTGGATATAACAATATTTTACATAAATCCCCTGCCCAGAAAGGCAGAAACATCTGTTTTATTATGTTAGCTTGTGACTAGTGAGCCCCCCTCCACCACTAGCAAATTAGAATGATTGTTTAAAGGTGATAAGgtcatattaaaattaaattaagccTTGAAAGGACAAAACCCAAGTCCAAAAATGTGTCTTCTACTAtcccaaaaaacaaataataataattccttTTGAATTTCCGGAGTGCGACAATTTCAAAAGCCCCTTTGGACGTTGAAATGAATATTACAGATATGTTAAAAGCATAGCTTTGCTCTTTAAAATTGAATAGAAGCACGTGTCAAAACTCCATTTGTTTTGAGGAAAGGctcctcgttaaatgctgaaATGAAAAACTTGTACGCAAAGGGAGGAAACAAAGACTAAAACTAATCTCTAGGTCATAGAAAAGTTGCTGATCATAGTCCTACCATGCCACATGCCATATACAGGGCTTGAGTTCATTCAGTTGTCAGcatcaactctttttttttcctttccaatTCTAAGATTCTAACTGCACAAATCCTGCAATTGTTTCCAGGTAAAGTACACTCTAGCCTTCTATTCATTGGAATTTACTGCTTCTGACtataaatatatgtacatGTAAAATTGAGACCGGACTCTCACGCTGCTAGCGTTTCATTCGCTTTCAACTTTGCACTTTAATAGCTTCGTTCCTTCTAGCTTTCTCACCTTCTCAAGCAGGTGATCGATGGTGTTAGACGCATTCTGCAGacagaaaacaataaataaataaaattatctcAGAGAATAGACAAGTGAAGGTGCTAAAATGGTTGGCGAGAAATCCTCACTGTCAGACTTTTCCTCAGTCTTTCCTCCTCCTTTTCTCGCTCAGCCTTTTCTGCCACTAATATTTCAATTAAAGCTGATTGCTCTTTCTCCAACTCTtctgttttatgtttttcctGCTGAAGCTGATTTTGAAGACAAGCCAAAAGCATAAAGTATAAAAATTCAGTAagtcataataataatataatctACAACCAGAAAgcaacatataataaatgatGCAGCGTGCCCTTCTACTGAATATAAAGTTTCATTTCTTCATAAGTCCTAGTGatctaaattttatttcaaggCATCCAATCTGTGGAATGATCTTGGTACTCTTTTAACGTTGATCAACAGTATATCATAAATATACGATATATTAAATGCAAATGCAAATACAAATTTAAGATAACTATTTAAAGCAACCGTCGTGCACTCACTTCATTTTCAAGTGATTTACACCTAGCTTTCTCAGAACTGAGGTCCTTTAGCAATTTAAGCATTGTCGGACCACCAGTTTCCTTCAAtctgcaaaaagaaaaggaaacagtCAAATGGTCGATTTTGGATATAAAGACTACTGGCACAGGCAAACAACATGGAAGCTTAATTTCATAGAACTGTTGACACCACCTTTCGATGGCTTcatgagaattttttttcgacTTAGTTGAACACTCAACATTTCCAGCAGTAGAAACTTGCTCCGCTCCTTTTGTAGCGGGTGTCTGTTAATGGGAGAGAATATAAGCAATACAggtagaaaaaataaaaagacaaaggagtatttggaaaacaaaaaaaatactgCACAAGTCAGTTGTTTTTTAGGTACAAGCACAAATCAGTTCTTTGATTATTGAGATGGATGGAGTATGGAGTGGCTATTGACTCTTTCTTTGGTGCCAAGAAATATAACATCATATACAGATAAACTATGGTTGAGAAATAATTAGCAAGACAATTAGGCATATGAGCAGCTTGAGGTAGTGCTTAGCAAATATTAGTGAACACAACAATCTTTTGACTGTCTAACGCTTGACAATTGATATAGAGTTATTactaaaaaaagagaaaaccagaTAGACTTAACCATTTATATAGGGAGCGGTTATTGGCACTCCAAAAAAGTTCTCATGCACTTCTCCTTTATAAGAAGGTAAGGGAGAAATTGCACATGGAGGAGTATAGGATGACTTTTTTGGAGTGCCAATATATCCACgacatttattttttcatttgtgcCCAGCCCACGACAAAGTGAGAAgtaatgggaaaaaaaatgccTTGGAGTGTGAATGCCTAAGCATTTGATGGCCCCTTGCGTCTGAAGCAGGGTCTTGCTGAGGTTCAATAGAAGCATATGATGCCTCATCTTCACTTGAAGCGTCCGTAGGTGATGATCCTTTTTCAAGTTTCTCACTGGACATTTTCATAACTCCCCCAGTACTAGAACCAGGGCAATTCTGCTTTGTGCCTGCGGATTTCTCTTGATTAGATGCTAAAGGTTCTCTTTCTGAAAAATCACTCGAACGTCTTCTTGGAGCATACCCAACAATCTGGCAATTTTTAGACCTAGGAAAAACGGATCACAGTAACTTAAATACATTCAACATCAAGTTACTTAAGTGGCATGAAGGAAAAGAACAAACCAGAAATCTTTCTGCATTGCAACCAATCGTGCCTCAAGTCTTGAAAGAACAATTGTCCGCTCAAAGCCCTGTTTGTCGTGAGCTGGTTCAACAAAATTAGCTTCCAGCACACCTATTACAGAGAGATGACAAGAGTGGGGTAACATAACTTATCCATATTATGATTAGTCACTGCaacaccaaaagaaaacacaagaaaTGTTTTACAAAATACCTATAACTCCACGACCATCACTGCCAGCAGCATTCCAAACCCTCCAAAACGGCTGaaaaataagattttttttttttttagtttaggAAAAACAAGACAAGAAGGTAGAATATACTGGTAATATTACAAGAACGAAGTCCTTCCTGTGCATTATTCTACCAAAACCAACCATGATATGGGACAAATTGAAGGCTTTATCATGGAATAAATGCTACAAATTGATAAAGAAGACACAGACAGCAAACCTTAATCAGTCGATTTTTATGATAAACATTGAACCCTTggacatcaatatgaaatcgCGCATCCTTTACAAAACCAAGAGTGACATTGGCAATCATCTgtaaaaataagagaaaaatcAGCATATTTGTAAACtcgaaaacagaaaataatgcTAATTCCAAGACTAAGTTTCGAAAGCATTACATTTACATCTTTTGGGATTCCCTCCGGAAGATGCAGAGGTCTGTATGTTACCTCCTTAGTTAACATCATGTCATTCACTATGTTATGATGTTCAACATCTTTCCCACGGAGAATAATTCTGAAGTTATATGGAAGCTTGAGATAGAGAATTGATGCATAACTCTggcaaaaatgaaaaagatggTATGGTTACTGATGTAAGACCGTATGTTAAAATCTCTTCAAGAATTGCAGTTCTATCACAATGAATGCCAACATTCATTCATGTTGAATGATCTCTTCAAACATACCCGTAACGAATGTCTATAAGTTAAGAAGTGTCTAGAGTTGGGATATTGTTTTGCCATATGAATCTTCTTCTCATCCCTATTGACTCCTCTAATTTGAATGTCCTGTCATTTCAAACATGAAAGATAAGAACCCAAATCTGACAGTGCAGGCACCCTTTAAGTTTATATGAATTCAGAGTCAAAATCTCACATGGGGATCAGTATCGAAATCAAGTTCCAGTTGTCCTTCATCATCTTCCCAAAGGTTGTAGATTATGATACGCGTACCATGCTCTTTAAAGAGCGTGAACTACAGAGcacaacaaagaaagagataaataacacttttttctttggtcaCCTGAAGCATAGCTATGAAATGACATGTGATTtatcaaaacaagaaatagaCTCACCTGCTGAAGAAGAACTGCTTCGCTTAAATATGGAGACCACTGCACTATGGTCGCTAGGTTTCTCTCCCAATCATCTAGAGAACCCCGCACCATCCTGTTCCATCCTTGACCTGTTTTCTCGTAGTCAACCTTACCGTAAAATTGAATCATAGTTAAGAGAATACTTCAAAGGAATTCATGcaaaataaatgttttgtGGTGGCAACTGATCAATTTACATAATTTCTCCAATTTTCCTAGTGATAAGCTTCTCCTATAAAATATTCATCCTCAATTAACTACAACGTCTTTTGTTAATCTTCTTCTGAAAAAACATCACAGCTTATGCTAACAATCAAATCCTTGAGTTCACGACACTCAAACAAACGAGAAAAGCGTTTAGGAGATGTAAAGAGTTTGAGTCCTTTAATAATAATCTGTAagaaatttaaagctacttttagtttgatttcttttgatttaagtaacaaaaatacaattacaAAACATAAGTCAAGAATggttgaaattgttgttgccattatttaccaaaacaaaaacaaaaaaaaatgaagaactgCTGTTCTTACGATGGGAACCACAATATCTTCTTTTCCAGTATCCCTCAAAAATGAATAGGATAGCATTCCTATGGTCTGTGTCGGGCTaagagaaaagaagacaaGTCAGTTAAATTTCATTTAGACAATCAAACATATGTGAAGCAGCAGAAAAACGTAAAACGGGCAGTAACAAAAGTCTCATGCAAAACTTAAGACCGAAAacaatcaaaaaatttaaagccAGATTTTAATTTAGACTGATGAAAACCAAACCTTCCCCCATCAATCCCCCGACAACGAGAAAACACTATAACATCTGCTCCAAGCCTCATAGTACTCGTCTTGAACCCATTGCCatctaaaagaaaaagagagattgAAATCATTAAAACAATGAGACTATGATAATTGAAACAATCTTCCGTTATAATACTTATTCACTACCCCTTTacttataaaattttcaaattatagTCTCATGTAAGTTATGCTGCAGCTCACATTGAccaatagtatttgccatttTGCTTTTTGCGGAATACCCAAGAGACATGCATTGTCGCATTTTATCAGGAGCCATTCCACCACCATTATCTGTATTCAAAGggttaaataaaaacaaagcattagCATTTGTATAACAGAGTTGGGGTCATGTTCTaagtaaaagcaaaagaatttgggaatggTAAAATTCAACTGTGAAGGCAAAAACAGCACAGATGGGACTGCGTGAATACGAAAAGACATCCACGCTATCGATGCCACTAGTTTATTAGGAAAGAATGACAAAACATATGGAGTAATGTACCTTCAACCATCAACATCTCACTGCCATCTTTCTTATTTCTCAGCATGTCAATGTGAACATAACTGGCTCCATAGCAAATCtggccccaaaaaaaacattaggattgaaaaacaaatcaatattCCTTCAATTTTCTGAAAGCAAGATAAAAGATGTTCAATTACCTCATCCAAGGCGTTGTCTAGAAGCTCTGCAAAAGCTGCAAACAGAGTATCACAGTTAGTCGCATTCTTTCTATTCATTTAAAAGCAAAGCCAATAAAGAACCAATAAGTATAAATTCAACTTTCAACTTTAGTGATAATGTACCTCCCAGAGCCCACTTATGACTGGTGGCATTTGAATGGAGAAACTTGGGATGAACCCTGACATGGTCCATTCCAACTGCAAAAGCCAAAAGcacaaaaagaagattaaCATCAAAAGCACAAAGCCAAAAGCCTAAAACAGTCAAACAAAGACATGCAAAAACATGCAGAGCAGAaaacaaacaatcaaacacttggaaaacaaaacaacgCGTGCAGCACTTTTGTACCAGAAGAGAACCCAGAATTGGCAATGCCTTCACTGCCACCCTCATAATCCCCTGCTTTCCAAAACTGCTTGCAACTCCGTAGAACCAGACCCACTTCgttatcattattattattactatttacACCAACACTCTTCGCAACGTTCTCTGCCGAAACCTGAGCCAGAGGCACCGCCTTGGCAATTTCCAAAGGCGTAAGAGGATGCAGAAACCCTAGAGGGAACGTGAAACCCGCGTTTCCCTTACTTTTCAGCTTCTTCGTTGCCGGAGCTCCTTCGCCTCCTGCCAAATCACgatttttcttcaacttgcTCGCTACGGAACCCAATAAGGAACCGCTGTCTAGGTCTTCAACGTCCGAAGAGTTAACGGAACTAGCGCTACTACTATCGCTGCTTAGGTAAATAGGCGAAGGATTGGGAATTTGATTGGTTTTCTCCGTGATTTCTTGCTTGACGGATACGGTAGCGGCAGCCATGGTTTGAAGGACAATGTGAGAGATTTACAGCGACGGAGAATTATGGTTTTGGgtggtttagggtttctttGGGGGGCTAAAGAATGGGAGAGAATTTTAAGGATTTTGAAATCGAAGGGATAAATAGAacgacagagagagaagaagatgaagcgATATATTCTGGCTCGCAGACGTTTATGCGGCGAAGTGGCGCGACTCTGTTATAGGAATAGAGTAGGAATAGGAAGTCTATAGCCGAAAGAACTAGTTTTGCACGTGGATATTAATTTTGCATGCACATCGGGTTCGTGTACGGCGGTTACTCGCTCAATTGGCACTCCaggttttttttctctcatttaaaaataaataaataattgtcCAAGATTTTCAAAACGACATTTGATTTGTGAGGAAAgcactttaaaaaaagaagaaggtgtTATTCAGAATCTTAAGatataaattgtattttaaggGGGTGCACAATAacaattttctttctaaattgtattttagttcatattttaaatcgtatttaattatatatataaagtaaaatacagaaaatggtaaaatattcaaaatactataaaacttccttggttaatgcaaatattaaaaattaaaaatattaattaaataagaataatatgataaattcacactttttcatatttaaaaaaattaaaattaaaagaaaaatcagataattgatcatatttttatggaacacaactgcccattattttttttaattctaaaataaatttaaaagtttttaaaaaaagcctctcCCCAAAAGAGTGTACGGAGAGGCtagtttaaattaaaatcagTTCTTATagccttttaaaaaaaaggaaatagttATAACTTGATAAGGGTAATGGAAGTTACAACATGAAGTAAACAAAAAAGGGTGTGAGGGAATACGGACCGATAAAGAGTGACGTTTCCATAACTATTTAAGTTTGTTTGTATCGTTTGGtcgtttcttcttttttattttcatatctCTTATTTCGAGGCATATGACTTTCCAATTTATTAAGTTTTGGTTATATCTTCATACGAGATATCCGGTCTTCAAATCTACTTAACTTTGGTTGTATCGTTTTGCTTTTGTCGTTTTCCATGTATTTCTATAAAGAAACTAGGACTCCAAAATAGTTAGCATGTACACTTCGTTGGCAAGTAATTATTTAGTTAAGATTTTGGTTTCTTATCCATTTATTTAGTTCTATTGTaattgagatttatttcctattgtaTTTATGGTTAACACATCTTTatatttctttataaataccttcatattgaagaagaataaaaaaagaaatatttgaaatatcTTAATACATGTGGAAATACATATTTTCGACAACCAATAAGAAGGTGACACATGAAAAAGGAATATTCCTTAGGTCAACTAATTACCCTAATTAATTACATTGATTTATCATATCACTTATTTTTGGGTAAGAATTatcctaattaaataaggaattaTTCTTCAAACTTTAGTCAAGCAAGGAGTCTATAAATAGATGGCTATGCAACACACAAAAGGTAATTCTAAAAACCCTGGCaaaattcttctctctctctctctctctctctctctctctctcccctacATGGCCAAGCCACCCCTCACACATGGGCGTGGTCCGTTGACTCCAATCTATTTGACATAAACCGATGAACAAGAAAGAGGAGGCTGTGGAAGAATCTCTCTCAAATATTCTCTCGTGTaaatatttgcacaaacaatatatatgaaaaattaaCATATCTTTATCCTAACGACTTAAAATATAACAcatcaaaatttttattttctaaattgaCGTTATCCCTGTTATCTCACTATCTCTCTGTctccctcctccctctcttcgaCTATCCCAATTCCCACTTACTAgtttaaaacccaattcccAATTCCCACAAACTAACACTCGTCCTATATTCTCAAAAGTTTATTTTGCACTTTAATTATTCTTAAGGGCTAACGATAAAAGACACCCTGCTGATTAGGGGTGGTTCTTAATATGGACTCTAGAGtatcaattttatcaatttacacCCTTACGTTTGCAACATCGTCCAATTTCATCCTTCCATTAAGTTGATCGTGTAGTATCGTAAAATGCTGATGTGTCTACTGCGAGACCCACCtactaacaaaaaaaaattatttaaaataataaaataacattctaacaaaaaaaaaaaaactttaaaaaatcaacttaAAAAAATCCCAGCCCCTCTTGAAACCCGAAATGATGTGTTTCTGTTGAGGTTTCATCGCAATTTTGGGGAACGAAGTTTTGCATGCATCCTTTCCACTCATCATTTGTATCAATGGATGTGTAATTCTGTGGGCACTGGCAAACAATTTGTCCTTCATCCTCATGTTTACATAAGctgttgaaacttgaaaccaCATGCACCACCACCTATTTTTTCTGAAATTGCAGTGCAAATATTTGGAGGTTTGAATGACACAGTGGCCCAATTCCTGGTCCCCTTTCCCTCACTTGAGCCattgcattttttatttctaggCAAATCTGCAAGGGCCCTTTTGGGGCTTAAGATCCCTTTGTTCAATTTCTCTTGctccattttttatttctggGCAGATCTGCAAGGGCCCTTTTGGGGCTTAAATCCCTTTGTTCAATTTCTCTTCCTCCATCTGCATTTTCACCACTAGGTTTTTTGGGTCTTTGACATCATCTGGGTCTTGCACGTTGTGACTCTTATTCTTTGGTATCCACATTCGAAGGCGCGATTGTGAGCGCAGCCATGACGGATCTGTTCTGGAGGTGGGTGTAATGGAAGAGAAGGAAGTGGAAGAAGGATGATGAGGGGGGAGCTGCtgggttgggtttttttaatttttaatttttaatttttttttaaaaaaacttaacaaTGGCAGCGGCTGGAAATTTTCCAGATTTGTAGTCTGCCCTGGTTTCCGGCGGCTGGCGGCAATGCTGGGTCTGTCGGTTGGAGATCCTGTTCGTGGTGGAAGATAGAAAAGAGGAAAGAATTAGAGGAAGACGATATGGATCAAGAGGGCTGAGATTTTTTaagttgatttttaaaaatttttttgttgttgttagaATGTTATTTTACACATCATTTCGGGTTTTAAGAGGGGCTGGGATTTTATGTAgttgattttttaaagttttttttttttttttggttagaatgttattttattattttattttatttttttttgtaggtaggTGGATCCTACATTTGACACGTCAGCATTTAACGATTGACTACACGGTCAACTTAAC
The window above is part of the Prunus dulcis chromosome 1, ALMONDv2, whole genome shotgun sequence genome. Proteins encoded here:
- the LOC117614883 gene encoding leucine-rich repeat extensin-like protein 3, whose translation is MFSSMDHPIIFLLLTYLATQSLALAAQSRTPKARITVVGAVYCDTCSTNTFSRSSYFLPGVDVLIKCKFRGNSPRTAEDINFEVNRTTDKYGVYKLEIPVVDGVNCIDGFAMKSMCQANLIGSSSSACNVPGLKTTADEISVKSKQDNLCIYSMNALSFRPSKKNVSLCGDKKEELASSFNSSKFFLPYFPPYGFFPWPQLPFPPLPPLPSLPFPPLPPLTSLPFPFPPSLPFPFPQFPPFSPSPNPLAPNSPPAFNLGDPRTWIPYIPKVFAPPPPPAFNLRDPRTWIPPYIPPSPPGSPQNQKP
- the LOC117614680 gene encoding protein MICRORCHIDIA 7 gives rise to the protein MAAATVSVKQEITEKTNQIPNPSPIYLSSDSSSASSVNSSDVEDLDSGSLLGSVASKLKKNRDLAGGEGAPATKKLKSKGNAGFTFPLGFLHPLTPLEIAKAVPLAQVSAENVAKSVGVNSNNNNDNEVGLVLRSCKQFWKAGDYEGGSEGIANSGFSSVGMDHVRVHPKFLHSNATSHKWALGAFAELLDNALDEICYGASYVHIDMLRNKKDGSEMLMVEDNGGGMAPDKMRQCMSLGYSAKSKMANTIGQYGNGFKTSTMRLGADVIVFSRCRGIDGGSPTQTIGMLSYSFLRDTGKEDIVVPIVDYEKTGQGWNRMVRGSLDDWERNLATIVQWSPYLSEAVLLQQFTLFKEHGTRIIIYNLWEDDEGQLELDFDTDPHDIQIRGVNRDEKKIHMAKQYPNSRHFLTYRHSLRSYASILYLKLPYNFRIILRGKDVEHHNIVNDMMLTKEVTYRPLHLPEGIPKDVNMIANVTLGFVKDARFHIDVQGFNVYHKNRLIKPFWRVWNAAGSDGRGVIGVLEANFVEPAHDKQGFERTIVLSRLEARLVAMQKDFWSKNCQIVGYAPRRRSSDFSEREPLASNQEKSAGTKQNCPGSSTGGVMKMSSEKLEKGSSPTDASSEDEASYASIEPQQDPASDARGHQMLRHSHSKTPATKGAEQVSTAGNVECSTKSKKNSHEAIERLKETGGPTMLKLLKDLSSEKARCKSLENELQQEKHKTEELEKEQSALIEILVAEKAEREKEEERLRKSLTNASNTIDHLLEKVRKLEGTKLLKCKVESE